A part of Sediminispirochaeta bajacaliforniensis DSM 16054 genomic DNA contains:
- a CDS encoding ketose-bisphosphate aldolase, translating into MLMTMKELLGIAKKHNFAVPAFNTSSSMILNGLLEACEEKQAPVIVAIHPDELEFVRDSFLKFVIDEAHKASFPVCIHLDHGASFSQVMRAIQSGFTSVMIDSSALPFEKNVEVTQKVVEAAHAVNVSVEAELGTIGGTGEGGIASTDNIIFTQPEDVKAFVEATDVDTLAIAIGTGHGLYPKDVKPKLRIDLLKEIRAVTDVPLVLHGGSDNPDSEIAEAVKNGVQKINISSDIKTAFYKKCREVLQDQALREPGDIYPPCIAAMKQVMYHKIDLFNDADKVKYYK; encoded by the coding sequence ATGTTGATGACGATGAAAGAGCTGCTGGGTATTGCAAAAAAGCACAATTTTGCGGTTCCCGCTTTTAACACAAGCAGCAGTATGATTTTAAATGGATTACTTGAGGCATGCGAAGAAAAGCAGGCTCCGGTAATTGTTGCTATCCATCCAGATGAGCTGGAGTTTGTTCGTGATAGTTTCCTGAAGTTTGTCATTGACGAAGCACATAAGGCTTCCTTTCCCGTTTGTATCCATCTTGATCATGGAGCTTCCTTTTCTCAGGTCATGCGGGCAATTCAGTCGGGCTTTACCTCTGTCATGATAGACTCTTCCGCCTTACCTTTCGAAAAGAATGTTGAGGTGACCCAAAAGGTTGTCGAGGCCGCCCATGCGGTAAACGTCAGTGTCGAAGCAGAACTCGGTACCATCGGAGGAACGGGAGAAGGCGGTATCGCCAGTACCGACAATATCATTTTCACTCAGCCTGAAGATGTGAAAGCCTTTGTCGAGGCTACCGATGTCGACACCCTGGCAATTGCAATTGGGACAGGACACGGACTTTATCCCAAAGATGTTAAGCCGAAATTACGGATAGATCTTCTTAAGGAGATACGAGCGGTAACCGATGTGCCACTGGTTTTACATGGTGGTTCCGATAATCCCGATAGTGAAATCGCCGAGGCCGTTAAAAACGGCGTGCAGAAGATCAATATCTCCAGCGATATAAAAACGGCCTTCTATAAGAAATGCCGTGAAGTATTGCAGGATCAGGCCCTGCGGGAACCGGGAGATATCTATCCTCCCTGTATCGCGGCGATGAAGCAGGTCATGTATCATAAGATTGATTTGTTTAATGATGCCGATAAGGTGAAATACTATAAATAA
- a CDS encoding helix-turn-helix transcriptional regulator, which translates to MKNAADPMFGIILLEMLPNGEAFVEEASKRLAMSKRSLQRKLQEEGSSFQSIFSKTRRELADYYLDTSEITIAEVSYLLAYSDVSSFQRAYKSWPGMSPKMFRSVIAASSERLPFMKAYR; encoded by the coding sequence TTGAAAAACGCTGCTGATCCTATGTTCGGGATTATTTTGCTGGAAATGTTGCCGAACGGAGAGGCCTTTGTGGAAGAGGCTTCAAAACGGCTTGCGATGAGCAAACGATCGTTACAGAGAAAACTACAGGAAGAGGGTTCCAGCTTTCAATCAATTTTTAGCAAAACACGACGGGAACTTGCTGATTATTATCTCGACACATCTGAAATAACCATTGCAGAAGTGTCCTATCTGCTGGCCTATAGTGATGTTTCCTCTTTTCAGCGGGCTTATAAAAGCTGGCCGGGAATGTCCCCAAAAATGTTTCGCTCTGTCATAGCTGCCTCATCAGAGCGATTACCGTTCATGAAGGCTTATCGGTAA
- a CDS encoding methyl-accepting chemotaxis protein: MKKKKTSVLLPFLALTLTVLVVLLMGMIQWIQVSFRNEIIRSKLTLGATVTTDIARSIETVFKNQIMIANMLSSQPTIVDLCQNPDNQNLYEKVLRNFKNTYDKSDGYENVFIVRYGSESITLHLDKEYSIPNGGILISSAGNKDLGAGADKDWSTEIKRGSDFCIGKPYRSLVSGVPVFVLTVPVKAEGEVIGAVGLATRLSFITDQFIRQEGFAKDEYIFMFDNEGYLLSHPENSLVLTEKGREAIEQISEKAENKIFQFKERDEESLNYYFGSQVNLNSDNHTVWYLFYREPEHIMMASIKKFITSSLLILFASILIISGVIITTTKHIILNPLTTIKKDLEEISKGGGDLTAKVQIDKNNEIGEIASAFNAFTDTLLEMINKIKHSVSVHSTMRDRLAASTEETSASVNQIMSNINSIKTMMDKLLRQSSEASSSTKTINDTIAGLTGLAGTQSSAVQQSTAAVEEMISALKNTAKITTRQKTMADNLMKGAEESNEVLEETYNSIIKVNTNIDSIMEMTSVIDDISSQTNLLAMNAAIEAAHAGESGKGFAVVADEIRKLAEHSSISSSRITLEVKTIIEQIQLAAHNFASLKQSIDEIVKDIKSTADAFSEINTSTVEMSSGSDQILQAMASLSDTSVKLTEAAENMQSQTAVVSEDISSVLQLTQSSNLAVEEISVGSREILTAMNNITDDVQNLGETTRELSERVSNFKTEGGYV, encoded by the coding sequence ATGAAAAAGAAAAAAACCAGCGTACTATTGCCGTTCTTAGCATTAACATTGACGGTCCTTGTCGTTCTCCTAATGGGAATGATTCAGTGGATTCAGGTCTCGTTCCGAAATGAGATAATCCGGAGTAAATTGACGCTGGGAGCAACAGTTACAACCGACATCGCTCGATCGATTGAAACAGTTTTCAAGAATCAAATAATGATTGCGAATATGCTCTCTTCGCAGCCGACCATCGTTGATCTTTGCCAAAACCCGGATAATCAAAATCTCTATGAAAAGGTCCTAAGGAATTTCAAGAATACATACGACAAGTCTGACGGATATGAAAATGTCTTTATTGTCAGATACGGAAGCGAATCCATCACGCTCCACTTGGATAAAGAATATTCTATTCCCAATGGAGGGATTCTCATAAGCTCTGCGGGGAATAAGGATCTCGGAGCAGGTGCCGATAAGGATTGGTCGACTGAAATAAAAAGAGGAAGCGATTTCTGCATCGGCAAGCCCTATCGCAGCTTGGTAAGTGGTGTCCCCGTCTTCGTCCTTACCGTACCTGTCAAGGCAGAGGGAGAGGTGATAGGAGCGGTGGGGCTTGCAACCAGACTTTCATTCATTACCGATCAATTTATCAGGCAAGAAGGTTTCGCAAAAGATGAATATATCTTTATGTTTGATAACGAAGGCTATCTTTTATCACACCCGGAAAACTCTTTGGTCTTAACCGAAAAAGGGCGAGAAGCCATAGAGCAAATATCAGAAAAAGCCGAAAATAAAATCTTCCAATTCAAAGAAAGGGACGAAGAGTCCCTAAATTACTATTTTGGAAGCCAGGTGAATCTCAACTCAGATAATCACACAGTGTGGTATCTATTTTATCGAGAACCCGAGCACATCATGATGGCCTCGATAAAAAAATTCATAACCTCCTCTCTTCTTATACTATTTGCATCCATACTGATAATTTCCGGCGTCATAATCACCACAACCAAACACATAATCCTCAATCCCTTAACCACAATCAAAAAAGATCTTGAGGAAATTTCGAAAGGCGGCGGTGATCTTACTGCAAAAGTACAAATCGACAAGAATAATGAGATAGGTGAAATTGCATCTGCCTTTAATGCTTTCACCGATACCCTTCTCGAAATGATAAACAAAATAAAGCATTCGGTATCGGTACACAGTACAATGCGCGATCGCCTTGCAGCCTCGACCGAAGAAACATCGGCATCGGTCAACCAGATCATGAGCAATATTAATTCCATAAAAACGATGATGGACAAACTGCTCCGCCAATCAAGTGAGGCAAGCAGCTCCACCAAGACAATCAACGATACGATTGCCGGCCTGACAGGCCTAGCAGGAACACAATCCTCTGCGGTACAGCAATCCACTGCGGCGGTTGAGGAAATGATAAGCGCCCTGAAAAATACAGCCAAGATAACAACACGACAGAAAACGATGGCAGATAATCTCATGAAAGGTGCGGAAGAAAGTAACGAGGTACTTGAAGAGACCTACAATTCAATCATAAAGGTAAACACTAATATCGATTCGATAATGGAAATGACCAGTGTTATTGACGACATATCGAGTCAGACAAACCTTCTGGCAATGAATGCCGCCATAGAAGCTGCACACGCCGGCGAGTCGGGAAAGGGCTTTGCCGTTGTCGCAGATGAGATTCGAAAGCTCGCAGAGCATTCCAGTATATCATCCAGCAGAATAACGTTGGAAGTTAAAACGATTATCGAACAAATTCAACTCGCCGCACACAACTTTGCTTCACTCAAGCAATCAATCGATGAAATTGTAAAAGATATAAAAAGTACTGCAGATGCCTTTTCCGAAATTAATACCAGTACCGTCGAGATGTCGTCCGGAAGCGATCAAATTCTGCAGGCAATGGCGTCGCTTTCCGATACCTCCGTAAAATTAACCGAAGCCGCGGAAAACATGCAGAGTCAGACGGCAGTAGTATCTGAAGATATCAGCTCGGTGCTTCAGCTAACACAATCCAGCAATTTAGCAGTTGAAGAAATTTCCGTGGGAAGCAGAGAAATCCTTACTGCAATGAACAATATAACCGATGATGTTCAGAATTTGGGCGAAACGACACGCGAGCTTTCGGAAAGGGTTAGCAATTTCAAAACGGAAGGGGGTTATGTGTAA
- a CDS encoding HD domain-containing phosphohydrolase gives MKRNLCESDLLYNLFLHNPLACVLLSSAGKILAINIKASEELGYGLNEMTGTPLETVIENIGPVLNKDSGIGSITEELTIRTSDKSLYPAECTVMQSGKDKILIFRKKVNRVNRLYDQQKVQLSARLGSWDYDRKARSFDWSEEAYRIFGKEPSQFIPNHTNVIECVHPDDRRLVEKSLTEPASPTELKYRIIHGITGQERWVYQKHWYIGNKKKAYTNMLTGIIQDVTESETLLKEYAKFYHAVKFARNPFIIADKKGRITFVNQQCEKVYGYDLSELQEQSIWILNSEKEVYLDNGYSETQYDKLFAEIKKDLLLPQIGCWEGELINKTRDGKIRWVRSLIHTLRDKKGKIEAFVLTSFDITEERKQEEHVRIEIYDAIASVAEHRDNETGKHMKRIGEFSYLIAKKLGKSRRFSDDIKIFAPMHDIGKVGIADEILRAPRLLTEEEFEIMKTHTTIGYDILKGRSKLEMAAEIAENHHEKYDGTGYPKGISGKGIPLSARICSIVDVYDALRSKRPYKEAFSEEKTLEIIAKGSGTHFDPVLVKLLLANRSCFNTVFNTLKD, from the coding sequence ATGAAACGTAATTTATGCGAATCAGATTTACTGTATAATTTATTTCTGCATAATCCTTTAGCATGTGTACTACTCTCTTCCGCCGGAAAAATTCTTGCCATCAACATCAAGGCATCTGAAGAACTTGGGTACGGCCTCAACGAAATGACCGGTACACCCTTAGAGACGGTAATTGAGAACATAGGACCTGTGCTGAACAAGGATAGCGGCATTGGATCAATAACGGAAGAGCTCACTATCAGAACTAGCGACAAGTCTCTTTATCCGGCGGAATGTACGGTAATGCAAAGCGGAAAAGATAAGATCCTGATCTTTAGGAAAAAGGTAAATCGTGTCAATCGCCTTTATGATCAACAAAAGGTTCAGCTTTCCGCCCGGCTCGGTTCCTGGGACTATGACAGGAAGGCCCGGAGTTTTGATTGGTCTGAGGAAGCATATCGAATTTTCGGAAAAGAACCGTCACAATTTATTCCAAACCATACGAATGTCATTGAGTGTGTGCATCCCGATGATAGACGCTTGGTCGAAAAGAGCTTAACCGAACCAGCGTCCCCCACTGAACTCAAATACAGGATTATCCACGGAATCACAGGGCAGGAGCGCTGGGTATACCAGAAGCATTGGTATATTGGTAATAAAAAGAAAGCCTATACCAACATGCTAACCGGGATTATCCAGGATGTTACAGAGAGTGAGACGTTACTAAAAGAATATGCGAAATTTTATCACGCCGTTAAATTTGCGAGAAATCCCTTTATTATTGCAGACAAAAAGGGGCGAATAACTTTTGTGAACCAACAGTGTGAAAAAGTCTACGGATATGATTTATCAGAGCTACAAGAACAATCGATATGGATTCTGAATAGTGAAAAAGAAGTATACCTTGATAACGGATATTCGGAAACCCAATATGACAAGCTTTTTGCAGAGATAAAAAAAGATCTGCTTCTTCCTCAAATAGGCTGCTGGGAAGGGGAATTAATAAACAAAACAAGAGATGGAAAAATACGATGGGTTCGTTCACTTATTCATACACTACGGGATAAAAAAGGGAAAATAGAAGCCTTTGTTCTCACCAGCTTTGATATCACCGAAGAGCGCAAACAAGAAGAACATGTAAGAATCGAGATTTATGATGCGATAGCAAGTGTAGCGGAACACCGTGACAACGAAACCGGAAAACATATGAAGCGTATCGGAGAATTCTCATATCTAATCGCAAAAAAGTTGGGAAAATCGAGACGCTTTTCTGATGATATTAAAATTTTTGCGCCAATGCATGATATCGGTAAAGTTGGAATAGCTGATGAAATTCTCAGGGCGCCCCGTCTATTGACAGAGGAAGAATTCGAAATCATGAAAACACACACTACCATAGGCTATGACATTTTAAAAGGACGCTCAAAGCTGGAGATGGCAGCCGAGATTGCAGAGAATCATCATGAAAAATATGACGGCACAGGATATCCAAAAGGTATTTCGGGGAAAGGAATTCCCCTTTCCGCCAGAATATGCAGCATAGTCGATGTGTACGATGCTCTCCGCAGCAAAAGGCCGTATAAAGAAGCATTTTCCGAAGAGAAGACGCTTGAAATAATTGCAAAGGGATCGGGAACACACTTCGATCCCGTTCTGGTAAAGCTGTTACTTGCCAACCGGAGCTGTTTCAATACCGTTTTTAACACACTAAAGGATTAA
- a CDS encoding PAS domain-containing protein, which translates to MGSNEKDTVDLDVYKKVFRTTAYALILVDAKGCVMDVNNSFLQLWKFNNPCDVIGRHASFLLKEKQTDEEIKTVIKEGSNWSGKLTAVDNDNSVFEVFASVSIIRDNQKRIRYALGTIVDINEQQETLYHLSKRQEHYHFLTEAIHDAYWLINFEGEIVDCNMNACRMLHYSREELLHKRIAEIDAIEGQKIMDFFLQGMVSQETRNLKTRHRTKEGELIDVDVRCMYWKSRNQFIGFIRNVTQHEQLSEELRHTSKNLESLNQTLSTFMNKTHSKYDDQKYTVSNTMYKVILPMIKQLNELNAANQIKTVDIIKQCFESMQVVPIELLEKLSPNELKISHLITQGYTSKEIGSIMNLSERTVENYRQAIRMKLCIKNKSINLRKVLRKYYLP; encoded by the coding sequence ATGGGAAGCAATGAAAAGGATACTGTCGACCTTGATGTTTACAAAAAAGTTTTCAGGACGACTGCCTATGCCCTCATCTTAGTTGATGCAAAAGGCTGTGTGATGGACGTAAATAATTCTTTTTTGCAGTTATGGAAGTTCAATAATCCATGTGATGTAATAGGCAGGCATGCTTCTTTTCTTCTAAAAGAAAAACAAACAGATGAAGAAATAAAAACAGTAATCAAGGAAGGTAGTAATTGGTCGGGAAAGCTAACTGCAGTCGATAACGACAATTCTGTTTTCGAGGTTTTCGCAAGCGTATCAATCATTCGGGATAATCAAAAAAGAATACGTTATGCCTTGGGGACGATAGTCGACATTAATGAACAGCAAGAAACCCTGTACCATCTTTCAAAGAGACAAGAGCATTACCATTTTTTAACAGAAGCGATTCATGATGCATATTGGCTTATAAATTTTGAGGGAGAAATAGTTGATTGTAATATGAACGCGTGTAGGATGCTTCACTATTCAAGAGAAGAGCTGCTTCATAAAAGAATTGCCGAAATAGATGCCATAGAAGGACAGAAAATAATGGATTTTTTCCTGCAGGGAATGGTAAGCCAAGAAACAAGAAATCTAAAAACAAGGCATAGGACAAAGGAAGGTGAGTTAATAGATGTCGATGTAAGATGCATGTACTGGAAATCACGCAACCAGTTTATCGGCTTTATTCGCAATGTCACTCAGCACGAACAGCTTTCCGAAGAGTTGAGGCATACATCAAAAAATCTTGAATCGCTTAATCAAACCTTATCGACTTTCATGAATAAAACACATTCCAAGTATGATGATCAAAAGTACACTGTTTCCAATACAATGTATAAGGTGATACTTCCCATGATTAAGCAATTAAATGAACTCAATGCGGCAAATCAGATCAAGACCGTGGATATCATTAAACAGTGCTTTGAGTCGATGCAAGTCGTTCCGATCGAACTTTTAGAAAAGCTCTCTCCCAACGAGCTCAAAATCTCGCATCTTATTACACAAGGATACACTTCAAAAGAAATCGGCAGTATTATGAATCTCTCGGAACGCACCGTAGAAAATTATCGCCAGGCCATTCGCATGAAACTATGCATAAAAAACAAATCTATTAATCTTAGAAAGGTTTTACGAAAATATTATTTACCGTAA
- a CDS encoding carbohydrate ABC transporter permease gives MTHSIKKQSMGRKIVTYFFLLLGVVFAAFPVVWLISMSMRPNGEVFATPPSVIPKVLTLGAYAKIFASPEKIRFFINSYVVALIVTACTLFIAMLTAYSFSRFTFKGKKLINMLIIGTQTVPPISLMIPYFGMMVAYRLYDTYFALIFTYLALTLPYAILMMTGFFNTLPKALDEAVLIDGGSRLLTLFRVIVPISLPGIVSTGLYTFLLSWNEFLFALTLTKSNEMATVPIGIQLLMGQHTYEWNEMMAMSFLGSLPIMILFLIFQRYFLAGMSAGSVKS, from the coding sequence GGTCGTCTTCGCGGCATTTCCGGTTGTTTGGCTGATCTCCATGTCGATGCGGCCGAATGGAGAGGTCTTTGCTACTCCACCGAGTGTAATCCCTAAAGTACTTACCTTGGGTGCCTACGCAAAGATTTTTGCAAGCCCGGAGAAGATTCGATTTTTTATAAACAGCTATGTGGTGGCCCTTATTGTTACCGCGTGTACGTTGTTTATCGCAATGTTGACGGCTTATTCATTTTCCCGTTTTACCTTTAAAGGGAAAAAGCTTATCAATATGCTGATCATTGGAACACAAACAGTTCCTCCTATATCATTGATGATTCCCTATTTCGGTATGATGGTAGCCTATAGGCTCTACGATACCTACTTTGCATTAATTTTTACCTATTTGGCTTTGACCTTGCCCTATGCAATTTTAATGATGACAGGTTTTTTTAATACATTGCCGAAGGCTCTTGATGAGGCGGTATTAATCGATGGAGGTTCCCGGCTTTTGACCCTGTTTCGGGTTATCGTTCCGATATCCCTGCCTGGAATCGTCTCCACGGGATTGTATACATTTTTGTTATCATGGAATGAGTTTCTATTTGCATTGACATTGACGAAAAGCAATGAAATGGCGACTGTCCCAATTGGTATACAGCTGCTTATGGGACAGCATACATATGAGTGGAACGAGATGATGGCTATGAGCTTTTTGGGCAGTTTGCCTATTATGATATTGTTTTTGATTTTTCAGAGATACTTTTTGGCAGGTATGTCTGCCGGTTCTGTGAAAAGCTAG
- the tnpB gene encoding IS66 family insertion sequence element accessory protein TnpB (TnpB, as the term is used for proteins encoded by IS66 family insertion elements, is considered an accessory protein, since TnpC, encoded by a neighboring gene, is a DDE family transposase.), producing MIPDLSILQIYVRPGVTDMRKQVNGLSIITEEEMELAPGSGSLFLFCSRDRKLIKCIYWDRNGFCLWQKRLEKGKYPWPYTEVQAREISQEQLKMLLDGIDFWHAHQRLSYEEIA from the coding sequence ATGATCCCAGATCTTTCCATCCTCCAGATTTATGTTCGTCCCGGCGTCACCGATATGCGGAAGCAGGTAAACGGCCTATCCATCATCACAGAGGAGGAGATGGAGCTTGCTCCCGGTTCCGGCAGCCTGTTCCTGTTCTGCAGCAGAGATAGGAAGCTGATTAAATGCATCTATTGGGACCGGAATGGCTTCTGTCTTTGGCAGAAGCGTCTTGAGAAGGGAAAGTACCCCTGGCCCTATACCGAAGTTCAGGCCAGAGAAATATCTCAAGAACAGCTGAAGATGCTTCTTGATGGGATCGACTTCTGGCATGCCCACCAGAGGCTCAGCTATGAAGAGATTGCTTAA
- a CDS encoding IS66 family transposase gives MDLAEIQKSPEKALELIQSMSGQIEHLTEELRLALHRKYGRSSERIAPCQKELFEEDALLKMSPV, from the coding sequence ATGGACTTGGCGGAGATTCAGAAATCACCGGAGAAAGCACTTGAGCTCATACAGAGTATGTCCGGTCAAATCGAGCATCTTACAGAAGAGCTCCGCCTTGCCCTTCACCGTAAATATGGCCGTTCCAGTGAGAGGATTGCTCCCTGTCAGAAAGAGCTGTTCGAAGAGGATGCCCTGCTGAAGATGAGTCCGGTATAG
- a CDS encoding transposase domain-containing protein has translation MGRKNWLFSGSPNGAKASSLFYSLIETAKANDLNPYGYLYWIFDQYAEKAVDFDYETLLPWNCDREAIRNVAFKGL, from the coding sequence GTGGGTCGGAAGAACTGGCTGTTCTCAGGATCGCCCAACGGAGCCAAAGCCAGCAGTCTCTTCTACTCGCTGATCGAGACTGCGAAAGCCAATGACCTGAATCCATATGGCTACTTGTATTGGATTTTCGATCAATACGCCGAAAAGGCTGTAGACTTCGACTACGAAACGCTGCTCCCCTGGAACTGTGACCGGGAGGCAATCAGGAACGTGGCGTTCAAGGGCCTGTAG